The proteins below are encoded in one region of Pseudoduganella armeniaca:
- a CDS encoding ABC transporter substrate-binding protein, whose protein sequence is MIQARFSPARLLGALLAACVLAGPAAASTASTGATVAAPATIELPGIPAQARQSVGALFDTIDGVSPALPWRDDVVPVTMAQLEDQLRRPDVRASIGKGTIAVLYPNVAQPFLAAFTSMIKGIEERTGLPVRSYAVDTRQDGGELNTMLRQAGTKVVIALGRQGLSATAGLDRDISVLVGGVLLLSDTDNVAGISLTPDPALLFARLHALLPDLKRVIVVYNPKNSEWLIRLAREAARAQGLELAAYVAGDMARAAQLYPQLIAAADGRRDAVWLPHDATTVEESTILPLVLRETWNGGVPLFSSNVLHVKKGALFAMVPDNVEMGRTLASSALGMLAGGARGRTLAPSRTLQTAINLRTASHVGLQLGWQQQRSFDFVFPRP, encoded by the coding sequence ATGATCCAAGCACGATTTTCCCCCGCTCGGCTGCTGGGCGCCCTGCTGGCCGCCTGCGTGCTGGCCGGCCCGGCCGCCGCTTCCACCGCATCAACCGGCGCCACGGTCGCCGCGCCGGCGACCATCGAATTGCCGGGCATCCCGGCCCAGGCGCGCCAGTCGGTCGGCGCGCTGTTCGACACGATCGACGGCGTCAGCCCGGCCCTGCCCTGGCGCGACGACGTCGTGCCCGTCACGATGGCGCAGCTGGAAGACCAGCTGCGCCGGCCGGACGTGCGCGCCTCGATCGGCAAGGGCACGATCGCCGTGCTGTACCCCAACGTGGCGCAACCGTTCCTGGCCGCGTTCACCAGCATGATCAAGGGCATCGAGGAGCGTACCGGCCTGCCCGTGCGCAGCTATGCGGTCGACACCCGGCAGGATGGCGGCGAGCTGAACACGATGCTGCGCCAGGCCGGCACCAAGGTCGTCATCGCGCTGGGGCGCCAGGGCCTGTCCGCCACCGCCGGCCTGGACCGCGACATCTCCGTGCTGGTCGGCGGCGTGCTGCTGCTGTCGGACACCGACAACGTGGCCGGCATCAGCCTGACGCCCGATCCCGCGCTGCTGTTCGCCCGCCTGCACGCGCTGCTGCCGGACCTGAAGCGCGTGATCGTGGTCTACAACCCGAAGAACAGCGAATGGCTGATCCGGCTGGCGCGCGAGGCCGCCCGCGCCCAGGGCCTGGAACTGGCCGCCTACGTGGCCGGCGACATGGCGCGCGCGGCCCAGCTCTACCCGCAGTTGATCGCCGCGGCCGACGGCCGCCGCGATGCGGTCTGGCTGCCGCACGACGCCACCACCGTCGAGGAAAGCACGATCCTGCCGCTGGTGCTGCGCGAGACCTGGAACGGCGGCGTGCCGCTGTTCTCCAGCAACGTGCTGCACGTGAAGAAAGGCGCGCTGTTCGCGATGGTGCCGGACAACGTGGAGATGGGCCGCACCCTGGCCAGCTCCGCGCTGGGCATGCTGGCCGGCGGCGCGCGCGGTCGCACGCTGGCGCCGTCGCGCACGCTGCAGACGGCGATCAACCTGCGCACCGCCAGCCACGTCGGCCTGCAACTGGGCTGGCAGCAGCAGCGCAGCTTCGATTTCGTGTTCCCGCGGCCGTGA
- a CDS encoding MFS transporter — translation MSGAPEARRQRATLAILAITQIASWGSLYYSITILGPALAREFHWSGALVYGAYSWSLIVSGLAATPAGALLDRLGGRAVMGAGSLAAAAGMALLAGTTSLAMYLLAWTMLGLAMALTLYEAAFATLNRDFGAASRRLISTLTLFGGFASTVFWPLTLHLEALLGWRGTCLAYAAMHVLLCLPLHLCLGGRHSAAAPAPASGTTAATDLELRQAVRHPAFWKLALAFAVNALIFSALAVHLIPLLRQLGYGAALAVTLAALIGPAQVAGRIAERLWFQDAPPQHIGRLAFAALPLGLLTMLLLARQQWAAGLFCLLLGAATAC, via the coding sequence TTGAGCGGCGCGCCGGAAGCGCGACGCCAGCGCGCCACGCTGGCGATCCTGGCCATCACGCAGATTGCCTCCTGGGGCTCGCTGTACTACAGCATCACGATCCTGGGGCCGGCGCTGGCGCGCGAGTTCCACTGGAGCGGCGCGCTGGTGTACGGCGCCTACTCGTGGAGCCTGATCGTCTCCGGCCTGGCCGCCACGCCGGCCGGCGCGCTGCTGGACCGCCTGGGCGGGCGTGCCGTGATGGGCGCCGGCTCGCTGGCCGCCGCGGCCGGCATGGCGCTGCTGGCCGGGACGACGTCGCTGGCCATGTACCTGCTGGCCTGGACAATGCTCGGCCTGGCAATGGCGCTGACCTTGTACGAGGCCGCCTTCGCCACCCTGAACCGCGATTTCGGCGCCGCCTCGCGCCGGCTGATCTCGACCCTGACACTGTTCGGTGGCTTCGCCAGCACGGTGTTCTGGCCGCTGACCTTGCACCTGGAAGCGCTGCTGGGCTGGCGTGGCACGTGCCTGGCCTATGCCGCCATGCACGTGTTGCTGTGCTTGCCGCTGCACCTGTGCCTGGGCGGCCGGCACAGCGCCGCCGCACCAGCGCCGGCCAGCGGTACGACCGCCGCCACCGACCTGGAATTGCGCCAGGCTGTGCGCCATCCGGCGTTCTGGAAGCTGGCGCTGGCCTTTGCCGTCAACGCGCTGATCTTTTCCGCCTTGGCCGTGCACCTGATCCCGCTGCTGCGCCAGCTGGGCTACGGCGCCGCGCTGGCGGTGACGCTGGCCGCGCTGATCGGTCCGGCCCAGGTGGCGGGCCGCATTGCCGAGCGGCTGTGGTTCCAGGACGCGCCGCCACAGCACATCGGCCGCCTCGCCTTTGCCGCGCTGCCGCTCGGTTTGCTGACGATGCTGCTGCTGGCGCGCCAGCAGTGGGCGGCCGGGCTGTTCTGCCTGCTGCTGGGGGCAGCAACGGCGTGCTGA
- a CDS encoding choice-of-anchor J family PEP-CTERM protein: MKTFLTLFASAALTLSASAHADTPPTSLTEGFDNISSLSGWVINNANGGQSWFQGNDGIFAAQAGADNSYAAANFESGTGAGGAIDNWLITPELTLSGTTRITFYTRTADAGFDDNLGVLFGAGNGTDITGFKTSLLSIDAAGYPGEWTRYTAEFTGTGTGRFAFHYTGNYAASDYIGLDSVSISAVPEPSTWAMLGLGLAGVGFMARRSRRAAAGAGLALAALGMSSGAMAADDKGMVVVRDAETGQLRAPTAAEYKQLAPQTLKSAALQAGNTKESKVVTRANGTRVASVANKVLYSVVTKNADGSLTEACAENEDAALAATKTPRAAQAKERNYEAQ, translated from the coding sequence ATGAAAACGTTCCTCACTCTTTTTGCATCGGCGGCGCTGACACTATCGGCATCGGCCCACGCAGATACGCCGCCCACTTCCCTTACCGAGGGCTTCGATAACATCAGTTCCCTGAGCGGCTGGGTCATCAACAATGCCAACGGCGGCCAGAGCTGGTTCCAGGGCAACGACGGCATCTTCGCGGCCCAGGCCGGCGCGGACAATTCGTACGCCGCCGCCAACTTCGAGTCGGGCACGGGTGCCGGTGGCGCCATCGACAACTGGCTGATCACGCCGGAACTGACGCTGTCGGGCACCACGCGCATCACGTTCTACACCCGCACCGCCGACGCAGGTTTTGACGATAACCTGGGAGTACTGTTCGGCGCCGGCAACGGCACCGACATCACGGGCTTCAAGACCAGCCTGCTGTCGATCGACGCCGCCGGCTATCCTGGCGAGTGGACCCGCTATACGGCCGAGTTCACCGGCACCGGCACGGGCCGCTTTGCTTTCCACTACACCGGCAACTACGCCGCGAGCGACTACATCGGCCTGGACAGCGTGAGCATCTCCGCCGTCCCTGAACCGTCGACCTGGGCGATGCTGGGCCTGGGCCTGGCTGGCGTGGGCTTCATGGCCCGCCGCAGCCGCCGCGCCGCCGCCGGCGCTGGCCTGGCACTGGCCGCACTGGGCATGAGCTCGGGCGCCATGGCCGCCGACGACAAGGGCATGGTTGTCGTGCGCGACGCCGAGACGGGCCAACTGCGCGCCCCGACCGCCGCCGAATACAAGCAGCTGGCACCGCAGACGCTGAAAAGCGCTGCCCTGCAAGCCGGCAACACCAAGGAATCGAAAGTCGTGACGCGTGCCAACGGCACCCGCGTCGCCAGCGTCGCCAACAAGGTGCTGTACTCCGTCGTCACCAAGAACGCCGACGGTTCGCTGACCGAAGCCTGTGCCGAAAACGAAGACGCTGCCCTGGCAGCCACGAAAACCCCGCGCGCCGCGCAAGCCAAGGAGCGCAACTATGAAGCGCAATAA
- a CDS encoding YjjG family noncanonical pyrimidine nucleotidase: MKHRLFLFDLDDTLLDFKASERLSFRRTLHALGVAALPAGLFERYQAINLALWRDFEAGTVAKDFLKVERFRRTFDAAGLDLDPRRASELYLEGLAESVVLVDGARELCAALAAIGEVGVISNGIEQIQQRRIASAGLRERLSFVATSEACGHAKPDVRFFQHTVGMARAFRPAETVIVGDRLDADILGANRFGIDSVWFNPDGAVNGGAARPTWEVARLRDVVPALGSVPRGTDPGVRQRRGGAYKLGGQCPRRRTPKKMPGKPGISRYEQRRFTSQYHAAAAASDPSAAPLRASGPS; this comes from the coding sequence ATGAAACATCGACTTTTCCTGTTCGACCTGGACGACACGCTGCTCGACTTCAAGGCCTCGGAACGGCTGTCGTTCCGGCGGACCTTGCACGCGCTCGGCGTTGCGGCGCTGCCGGCTGGCCTGTTCGAGCGCTACCAGGCCATCAACCTGGCGCTGTGGCGCGACTTCGAGGCGGGCACGGTGGCCAAGGATTTCCTGAAGGTCGAGCGTTTCCGGCGCACGTTCGATGCGGCCGGACTGGACCTGGACCCACGGCGGGCGAGCGAGCTGTACCTGGAAGGACTGGCGGAAAGCGTGGTGCTGGTGGACGGCGCCCGTGAGCTGTGCGCGGCGCTGGCCGCCATCGGCGAGGTGGGGGTCATCAGCAACGGCATCGAGCAGATCCAGCAGCGGCGCATTGCCAGCGCGGGCCTGCGCGAGCGCCTGTCCTTCGTCGCCACGTCGGAGGCGTGCGGCCACGCCAAGCCGGACGTACGCTTCTTCCAGCACACCGTCGGCATGGCCCGCGCGTTCCGGCCTGCCGAGACCGTCATCGTGGGCGACCGGCTGGATGCCGACATCCTGGGCGCCAACCGCTTCGGCATCGACAGCGTGTGGTTCAATCCGGATGGGGCGGTGAACGGCGGCGCGGCGCGGCCGACGTGGGAGGTGGCGCGGCTGCGGGATGTCGTGCCGGCGCTGGGGTCTGTCCCCAGGGGGACTGACCCCGGAGTTCGCCAGCGTCGCGGCGGCGCATACAAGCTTGGGGGGCAGTGCCCACGGCGACGGACCCCAAAAAAAATGCCGGGCAAGCCCGGCATTTCACGCTACGAACAGCGGCGATTTACCAGCCAATATCATGCAGCAGCGGCAGCGTCAGATCCTTCGGCGGCTCCACTTCGTGCGTCAGGTCCGAGTTGA
- a CDS encoding SDR family NAD(P)-dependent oxidoreductase, with translation MQIDLGGKTAIVTGSTRGIGYAIALGLARAGASVVITGRKQADVDAALARLAAAVPGANARGHAVDLGGAAGFEQLHAAEPECDILVNNVGIFGPQPFDEIPDSEWTRFFEVNVMSGVRASRAWLPGMRQRNWGRIVFISSESAINIPADMIHYGFTKTANLAVARGLAKSLAGTGITVNSVLPGPTLSEGVQEMVAPGESAEVALERANAFVRQHRASSILQRVALPEEVANMVVYVCSPQASATTGAALRVDGGTADTI, from the coding sequence ATGCAGATCGACCTGGGCGGCAAGACCGCCATCGTTACCGGTTCCACCCGGGGCATCGGATACGCCATCGCGCTGGGGCTGGCGCGGGCCGGCGCCAGCGTCGTGATCACCGGCCGCAAGCAGGCCGACGTCGATGCCGCGCTGGCCCGGCTGGCTGCCGCCGTGCCAGGGGCGAACGCGCGCGGCCACGCCGTCGACCTGGGCGGCGCGGCCGGCTTCGAACAGTTGCACGCCGCCGAGCCCGAGTGCGACATCCTGGTCAACAACGTCGGCATCTTCGGCCCGCAGCCGTTCGACGAGATCCCGGACAGCGAATGGACCCGCTTCTTCGAGGTCAACGTGATGTCCGGCGTGCGCGCCAGCCGCGCCTGGCTGCCCGGCATGCGGCAGCGCAACTGGGGCCGCATCGTGTTCATCTCGTCCGAATCGGCCATCAACATCCCGGCCGACATGATCCATTATGGCTTCACCAAGACGGCCAACCTGGCCGTCGCGCGCGGCCTGGCCAAGAGCCTGGCCGGGACCGGCATCACCGTCAACAGCGTGCTGCCGGGCCCCACCTTGTCCGAGGGCGTGCAGGAGATGGTGGCGCCGGGCGAGAGCGCCGAGGTGGCGCTGGAACGCGCCAACGCCTTCGTGCGCCAGCACCGTGCCAGCTCGATCCTGCAACGGGTCGCCCTGCCGGAGGAGGTGGCCAACATGGTCGTCTACGTCTGTTCGCCGCAGGCTTCCGCCACCACGGGCGCCGCGCTGCGGGTGGACGGCGGCACCGCCGACACGATTTGA
- a CDS encoding PA domain-containing protein yields MKRNNMKSIIAALAVAFSAAGAAQAAAPIVIVNANEPGVGFNDPTPVEPVGGNTGTTLGEQRLIAFTHAANIWGSKLNSSVPIRIQASFEPLRCTASSATLGSAGTLEVFSDFPGAPKANTWYPSALANKLSGVDQSPSIADIRARFNSRLGLAADCLPGSPFYLGLDGADEGGTDFVAVLLHEMGHGLGFQSFSDEETGEYYLDTPSIWDHFMTDNRTNKTWTQMTPAERIANAVSGDGMSWGGPEVTAAVPDVLGKLGVVNISGTAAGSTAGNYKFGEASFGLPIGSKVVTGQLMPVVDQAVGTGLACEPLNPINAKAVAGNIALVDRGSCTFVVKAANVQAAGAIGMIVVDNAPGDPAGMSGSDPSVTIPAVRISQADGNALKAKLVYRSRTKSGIVATFKADETKMAGTDNQKRILMYTPTTFEPGSSVSHYTTSARPNQLMEPAINSDLTHEVEPPKDLTLPLLHDIGW; encoded by the coding sequence ATGAAGCGCAATAACATGAAGAGCATCATCGCCGCCCTCGCCGTCGCCTTCAGCGCCGCCGGTGCCGCCCAGGCCGCCGCACCGATCGTCATCGTCAACGCCAACGAACCGGGCGTCGGCTTCAACGACCCGACGCCTGTGGAACCAGTCGGTGGCAACACCGGCACGACGCTGGGCGAACAGCGCCTGATCGCGTTCACGCACGCCGCCAACATCTGGGGTTCCAAGCTGAACAGCTCGGTGCCGATCCGCATCCAGGCCAGCTTCGAGCCGCTGCGCTGCACCGCGTCGTCCGCCACGCTGGGTTCGGCCGGCACGCTGGAAGTGTTTTCCGACTTCCCGGGCGCCCCGAAAGCCAATACCTGGTACCCGAGCGCCCTGGCCAATAAACTGTCCGGCGTGGACCAGAGCCCGAGCATCGCCGACATCCGCGCGCGCTTCAACTCGCGCCTGGGCCTGGCCGCCGACTGCCTGCCGGGTTCGCCGTTCTACCTGGGCCTGGACGGCGCCGACGAAGGCGGTACCGACTTCGTCGCCGTGCTGCTGCACGAAATGGGCCACGGCCTGGGCTTCCAGAGCTTCTCCGACGAGGAAACGGGTGAATACTACCTGGACACGCCGTCGATCTGGGACCACTTCATGACCGACAACCGCACCAACAAGACCTGGACGCAAATGACCCCGGCCGAGCGCATCGCCAACGCGGTCAGCGGCGACGGCATGTCCTGGGGCGGTCCGGAAGTCACGGCCGCCGTGCCGGACGTGCTGGGCAAGCTGGGCGTCGTCAACATCAGCGGCACGGCCGCTGGCTCGACCGCCGGCAACTACAAGTTCGGCGAAGCCAGCTTCGGCCTGCCGATCGGCTCGAAGGTCGTCACCGGTCAGCTGATGCCCGTCGTCGACCAGGCCGTGGGCACCGGCCTGGCCTGCGAACCGCTGAACCCGATCAACGCGAAAGCCGTCGCCGGCAATATCGCGCTGGTGGACCGCGGTTCGTGCACGTTCGTCGTCAAGGCCGCCAACGTGCAGGCCGCCGGCGCGATCGGCATGATCGTCGTCGACAATGCGCCTGGCGACCCGGCCGGCATGAGCGGCAGCGATCCATCCGTCACGATCCCGGCAGTACGCATCAGCCAGGCCGACGGCAACGCGCTGAAGGCCAAGCTGGTCTACCGCTCGCGCACCAAGTCGGGCATCGTCGCCACCTTCAAGGCCGACGAGACCAAGATGGCCGGCACGGACAACCAGAAGCGTATCCTGATGTACACGCCGACGACGTTCGAACCAGGTTCCTCGGTGTCGCACTACACGACGTCGGCCCGCCCGAACCAGCTGATGGAACCGGCGATCAACTCGGACCTGACGCACGAAGTGGAGCCGCCGAAGGATCTGACGCTGCCGCTGCTGCATGATATTGGCTGGTAA
- the msbA gene encoding lipid A export permease/ATP-binding protein MsbA, translating to MQSRPLYFRLLRQFLSHGGVLAATLIAVGVASLTDVLLIRQLQNVVDALRPQGISHGAEVAGGVLTTVGHWIDRFMPVDAAQAALWTIPAIIMALAFLRMVSSFAGDYGSSWLSNRVQADLRGQMFRRILRLPNGYFDQSSTGTTLSRVTFDANQVSQAGLNVLNVAVRDSVATAGYLVSLFTIDWQLAVFCLGLLPLVAIVVIFAGRRMRRLSESAQHAMGELTRVLDESIGGQRVVKIFGGQEYEQRRFDDVVRLNRQLAVKHSATAAMNSGIIMMLVGATLSAVIYFALVRAQQGALSPGAFVAFMGSLMAMQSPIKNLTKINEPLQRGLAAAKSVFGLIDAPVETDEGTRTLGRAAGRIELQHVGFRYGVTDPDAAPALRDVSLAIAAGETVALVGGSGSGKTTLASLLPRFYDVTSGAILLDGVDLRDYRLADLRQQIALVSQDVVLFNDTLAANIAYGDPAPDQARIEAAARAAYAHEFIERQPQGYATQVGENGLRLSGGQRQRLAIARALYKDAPILILDEATSALDTESERQVQAALERLMTGRTTVVIAHRLSTIENADRIVVMNGGAIAEAGTHAALLAEGGLYARLYQTQKQLTA from the coding sequence GTGCAAAGCCGCCCCCTGTATTTCCGCCTGCTGCGGCAGTTCCTTTCCCACGGCGGCGTGCTGGCCGCGACGTTGATCGCCGTCGGCGTCGCGTCGCTGACGGACGTGCTGCTGATCCGCCAGTTGCAGAACGTCGTCGACGCCTTGCGCCCGCAGGGCATCAGCCATGGCGCCGAGGTGGCGGGCGGGGTGCTGACGACTGTCGGCCACTGGATCGACCGCTTCATGCCGGTGGACGCGGCGCAGGCGGCACTGTGGACCATCCCGGCGATCATCATGGCCCTGGCATTCCTGCGCATGGTCAGCAGCTTTGCCGGCGACTACGGTTCCTCCTGGCTCAGCAACCGCGTGCAGGCCGACCTGCGCGGCCAGATGTTCCGCCGTATCCTGCGCCTGCCGAACGGCTATTTCGACCAGTCCTCCACCGGCACCACCTTGTCGCGCGTGACGTTCGACGCCAACCAGGTCTCGCAGGCCGGCCTGAATGTCTTGAACGTCGCGGTGCGCGATTCCGTCGCCACGGCCGGCTACCTGGTTTCGCTGTTCACGATCGACTGGCAGCTGGCCGTGTTCTGCCTCGGGCTGCTGCCGCTGGTGGCCATCGTCGTCATTTTCGCGGGCCGGCGCATGCGCCGCCTGTCGGAAAGCGCGCAGCACGCGATGGGCGAGCTGACCCGCGTGCTGGACGAAAGCATCGGCGGCCAGCGCGTCGTCAAGATCTTTGGCGGCCAGGAATACGAACAGCGCCGCTTCGACGACGTGGTGCGCCTGAACCGCCAGCTGGCCGTGAAGCACTCGGCCACCGCGGCCATGAACTCCGGCATCATCATGATGCTGGTCGGCGCCACGCTGTCGGCCGTGATCTACTTCGCGCTGGTGCGGGCGCAGCAGGGCGCGCTGTCGCCCGGCGCCTTCGTCGCCTTCATGGGCTCCCTGATGGCGATGCAGTCGCCCATCAAGAACCTGACCAAGATCAACGAGCCGCTGCAGCGCGGCCTGGCGGCGGCGAAATCCGTGTTCGGCCTGATCGACGCGCCGGTCGAGACGGACGAAGGCACGCGTACGCTGGGGCGCGCGGCCGGCCGCATCGAGCTGCAACACGTGGGCTTCCGCTATGGCGTGACGGACCCGGACGCGGCGCCCGCGCTGCGCGACGTCTCGCTCGCCATCGCGGCTGGCGAAACAGTCGCGCTGGTGGGCGGCTCGGGCAGCGGCAAGACGACGCTGGCCAGCCTGCTGCCGCGCTTCTACGATGTGACCAGCGGCGCGATCCTGCTGGACGGCGTCGACCTGCGCGACTACCGCCTGGCCGACCTGCGCCAGCAGATCGCGCTGGTCAGCCAGGACGTGGTGCTGTTCAACGATACCCTGGCCGCCAACATCGCCTATGGCGACCCGGCGCCGGACCAGGCCCGCATCGAGGCCGCGGCGCGCGCCGCCTACGCGCACGAGTTCATCGAGCGCCAGCCGCAGGGCTATGCGACGCAGGTGGGCGAGAACGGGCTGCGCCTCTCCGGCGGCCAGCGCCAGCGACTGGCGATCGCCCGCGCGCTGTACAAGGACGCGCCGATCCTGATCCTGGACGAAGCCACCAGCGCGCTCGACACCGAATCGGAGCGGCAGGTGCAGGCCGCGCTGGAGCGCCTGATGACAGGCCGTACCACGGTCGTCATCGCGCACCGGCTCTCCACCATCGAGAACGCCGACCGCATCGTCGTCATGAACGGCGGCGCCATCGCGGAGGCGGGCACGCACGCCGCCCTGCTGGCCGAGGGTGGCCTGTATGCGCGGCTGTACCAGACGCAGAAGCAGCTGACCGCCTGA